Proteins co-encoded in one Micropterus dolomieu isolate WLL.071019.BEF.003 ecotype Adirondacks linkage group LG19, ASM2129224v1, whole genome shotgun sequence genomic window:
- the LOC123958261 gene encoding BEN domain-containing protein 4: MEREMQPADEGPCAPKMCRQQRGPYSTLKTFQSKRSAGKSRFDRSAVVEVPLFGDGHHFTFHPEQPHHFQPHHHQQQQRLQQLHQTSVAISSSQQHHPTPQQQQQQQQQQHRFPCENRPSSRVPTSTSAPAGCVAAAAASPGTQQRRASSGRAEPRFSPDCTYGISSENRLILDAFAQQCSRVLSLLNNGRLLEPSSSSSFTSNIKLEDGPGEAQGLHCSSLGKSKPEESSSTTDPEEEAQQSHLSQQQTSAVLRIFTDSLQNYLLSGPQQQQHLAAGMEDEQCPSAEPGLGVSPPRHNLGGWGSPTPSESYGHPSSTLPEEEEEEESCCPRCLELEQEVLSLQQENEELRNKLENIPVPCQNALDYFKTVLEFHNQLVQPMPEEPLTEEEERQTVFEGSKQLLENYPLFISNKQWDEAVNSSKKDGRRLLRYLIRYVFTTDELKFSCGLGKRKRSVHSGDPGLERRPLNPVKVSCLREFIRMHCASNPDWWMPSEEQINKVFSDAVGHARQGRAVGTFLGSSGSSTSSLYMDGFDGHLSQDELYLKGCQNGQSD; this comes from the exons atggagagagagatgcagcCCGCAGATGAAGGGCCCTGCGCCCCGAAGATGTGCCGACAACAGCGGGGTCCGTACAGCACCCTGAAAACCTTCCAGAGCAAGCGCTCTGCGGGCAAGTCGCGTTTTGACAGGTCCGCGGTGGTCGAGGTGCCTCTGTTTGGCGACGGGCATCACTTCACTTTCCATCCCGAGCAGCCTCATCATTTCCAGCCGCAccatcaccagcagcagcagcgtctCCAGCAGCTCCACCAAACCAGCGTCGCTATCAGCAGTAGCCAGCAGCATCACCCGAcgcctcagcagcagcagcagcagcagcagcagcaacatcgtTTCCCATGTGAGAACAGGCCCAGCAGCAGGGTCCCGACATCCACCTCGGCGCCGGCGGGTTGcgtggcggcagcagcagcgtCTCCTGGTACCCAACAGCGGCGCGCCAGCAGCGGCAGAGCTGAGCCCAGATTTTCCCCAGACTGCACTTATGGTATCAGCTCAG AGAATCGGCTCATCCTGGATGCCTTTGCCCAGCAGTGTAGCCGAGTCCTCAGCCTCCTCAACAATGGCCGTCTCCTGgagccctcctcctcctcctcctttaccTCTAACATCAAGCTGGAAGACGGGCCAGGGGAGGCACAGGGTCTTcactgctcctctctgggaaAGTCCAAACCTGAAGAGAGTTCTTCTACCACAGACCCAGAAGAGGAGGCCCAACAAAGCCATTTGAGCcaacaacagacctctgccgtTCTCCGCATCTTCACGGACTCCCTACAGAACTACCTGCTCTCAGGGcctcagcagcaacaacacctggCTGCGGGTATGGAAGATGAGCAGTGCCCGTCGGCGGAACCCGGCTTAGGGGTGTCTCCTCCGAGACACAACCTGGGGGGCTGGGGCTCGCCGACTCCGTCAGAGTCGTACGGCCACCCGTCGTCCACGCTgcctgaggaggaagaggaggaggagagctgcTGTCCGCGCTGCCTGGAGTTGGAGCAGGAGGTGCTGTCTCTGCAGCAGGAGAATGAGGAGCTCCGCAACAAGCTGGAGAACATACCAG TTCCATGTCAAAATGCTCTTGACTACTTCAAGACTGTTCTTGAGTTTCACAACCAGCTGGTCCAACCGATGCCAGAGGAGCCACTCACAGAG GAAGAAGAGCGGCAAACAGTCTTTGag GGCAGCAAACAGCTCCTGGAGAACTACCCTCTCTTCATCTCTAATAAGCAGTGGGATGAAGCTGTCAACTCCTCTAAGAAAGACGGCAGACGGCTGCTGCGCTACCTGATTCGCTATGTCTTCACCACAGACGAGCTCAAGTTCTCCTGCGGTTTGGGCAAAAGGAAGCGTTCAGTCCACTCAGGAGATCCAGGCCTGGAGAGGCGACCCCTCAACCCCGTCAAAGTCAGCTGCCTCAGAG AGTTCATCCGGATGCACTGTGCCTCAAACCCAGACTGGTGGATGCCCTCTGAGGAGCAGATAAACAAAGTGTTCAGTGATGCCGTCGGTCACGCTCGTCAGGGCCGAGCGGTCGGTACGTTCCTgggcagcagcggcagcagcaccagcagcctCTACATGGACGGCTTTGATGGACATCTGTCGCAGGACGAACTGTATTTAAAAGGCTGCCAGAATGGCCAATCAGACTGA
- the shisa3 gene encoding protein shisa-3 homolog yields the protein MVCLLNCLLLGYLTWNLRISDAQGEYCHGWLDANGNYHDGFQCPEDFDTMDATVCCGSCSLRYCCAAADARLDQGSCTNDREVDNTEFAAQPIYVPFLMVGSIFVAFVVVGSLVAVYCCTCLRPKQPTQQPIRFSLRSCQGETIPMILTTAPPSLRSPSRQSSTATTSSSSAGGGSSMRRFSLGGQGQQHGCLVSATISSSASTPTQTPQTLPPPPPPPYTSPPAPMSGGIQHPSTHAQLQLHQPSMASHHSQSAGFLLPQQYFFPLQADAFTAAKGFTDFGQS from the exons ATGGTGTGCCTGCTGAACTGCCTACTGCTGGGATATCTGACCTGGAATCTGCGGATATCGGACGCACAGGGGGAATACTGCCACGGCTGGCTGGACGCTAATGGGAATTATCATGATGGCTTCCAGTGTCCGGAGGACTTTGACACCATGGACGCCACCGTGTGCTGCGGATCCTGCTCGCTGCGCTACTGCTGCGCGGCCGCGGACGCACGGCTGGACCAGGGCAGCTGCACCAACGACCGGGAGGTGGACAACACAGAGTTTGCAGCGC AGCCCATCTACGTGCCCTTCCTGATGGTTGGAAGCATCTTTGTTGCCTTCGTCGTGGTCGGTTCCCTGGTGGCTGTCTACTGCTGCACCTGCCTGCGGCCCAAGCAGCCGACCCAGCAGCCCATTCGCTTCTCCCTGCGCAGCTGCCAGGGCGAAACCATCCCTATGATCCTCACCACCGCTCCCCCGAGCCTCCGCTCCCCGTCGCGACAGTCCAGCACAGCCACCACCAGCTCCAGCTCGGCCGGAGGCGGCAGCTCCATGCGAAGGTTTTCTCTTGGAGGTCAGGGGCAGCAGCACGGCTGCCTGGTGTCTGCCACCATTTCCTCCTCAGCCTCCACCCCCACCCAGACCCCTCAGACTTTGCCCCCGCCTCCACCTCCACCCTACACATCCCCACCAGCACCAATGTCAGGAGGAATCCAACACCCCTCCACCCATGCCCAGCTACAGCTCCACCAGCCCTCCATGGCCTCTCACCACTCTCAGAGCGCCGGGTTTCTTCTCCCACAGCAGTACTTCTTCCCCCTGCAGGCCGACGCCTTCACAGCGGCCAAGGGCTTCACCGACTTCGGACAGAGCTGA